The following are from one region of the Ruficoccus sp. ZRK36 genome:
- a CDS encoding DUF3644 domain-containing protein yields MLAAIEIYNKPQFSYRSECFVILLLNSWELAFKAILSKNKIRIFKPKERDRPYMTLGLLESVDEAKRHFPSGIEFKPVSENIGRLVDYRNNAVHFYNEAGFEALIYGLAQTSIVNYRDVISACFGRDIASEVNISLLPLSFGATPDPIQFLGSTDNNNQKPAVSEFLKIISDTTAELEKGGFDTGRFLTVFQVNLQSTKKVQSADIVAGIKGDSSNGVLLVSKKIDPNKSHPLNRKKVLDKIDKDHRGAIFNERTFDALVWKHKLKDKGNLCWKNESIGTYQYSPEIVSVLKAYTKEQINNARLEYSDHQRLKRYGPV; encoded by the coding sequence ATGCTCGCGGCAATCGAGATTTACAATAAGCCTCAGTTTTCGTACCGATCTGAGTGCTTTGTAATATTATTGTTAAACTCATGGGAATTGGCCTTTAAGGCCATTCTTTCAAAAAATAAAATTCGTATATTTAAGCCCAAAGAAAGAGACCGGCCTTACATGACGCTAGGCTTATTGGAAAGCGTCGATGAGGCAAAGAGACATTTTCCTTCAGGAATTGAATTTAAACCAGTCTCTGAGAATATTGGCAGGTTGGTTGACTACAGGAATAACGCAGTTCACTTCTACAATGAAGCAGGGTTTGAGGCACTTATATACGGATTGGCTCAAACATCTATAGTTAATTATCGTGATGTCATTTCTGCTTGTTTTGGTCGGGATATTGCAAGTGAAGTAAACATCAGTCTTCTTCCATTAAGCTTTGGAGCAACACCGGACCCAATACAGTTTCTTGGTTCTACCGATAATAACAACCAAAAGCCAGCGGTATCAGAATTCTTGAAAATAATATCCGACACGACTGCTGAATTGGAAAAGGGTGGATTCGATACCGGTCGATTTCTTACAGTCTTCCAGGTTAATTTACAATCTACAAAAAAGGTTCAGTCGGCGGATATCGTTGCTGGCATTAAGGGGGATTCTTCGAATGGAGTCCTTTTGGTTTCGAAAAAAATCGACCCGAATAAAAGCCACCCACTCAATCGAAAAAAGGTATTGGATAAAATTGATAAGGATCACAGGGGGGCAATATTTAATGAGCGAACATTTGATGCGCTTGTTTGGAAGCACAAGCTGAAAGACAAAGGAAACCTCTGTTGGAAAAATGAGAGTATTGGAACATACCAATACTCGCCAGAAATAGTCTCCGTGCTTAAAGCGTATACGAAGGAGCAGATAAATAATGCGAGGTTAGAATACAGCGATCACCAACGGTTGAAGCGGTATGGCCCCGTTTAA
- a CDS encoding glycosyltransferase family 4 protein, which translates to MRTIAFYDDNPDFGGHQIMAMRGIAAVAKSPECRVIFYVNPANARLREHAAICQEEGGQLELRDAPTLTRKFQALRNRFASAEINALAQELAGQQLDGFVAIQGEIEDSSLALLAARQAGLRVISYIPLAHTLAQMGAKLGHVRDLTTKYLFTVPDAWLTITESVAKQLRSRGAHEPIYIVNNGIDTERFQPASKAHVRAHEGLPEGTLFGLFGRVEFKQKQQDFLVHALASFKGQLERARLLVVGDGPDHERLTELVIGSGLSDRVIFRRWHKHTEQLYPALDCLIIPSRFEGFPLVMLEAAACQVPVVGSDRDGMHDFLPPGCRFHFGDVDGLEGALIHALKKDEDELTAVRQHVLDEYSLKAFEHNFTETLNRALSD; encoded by the coding sequence ATGCGTACGATTGCCTTCTACGATGACAATCCCGATTTTGGCGGACATCAGATTATGGCAATGCGGGGGATTGCCGCCGTGGCAAAAAGCCCGGAGTGCCGGGTCATCTTTTATGTGAATCCTGCCAACGCGCGACTGCGGGAGCATGCGGCAATCTGTCAGGAGGAGGGGGGACAGCTGGAGCTGCGCGATGCCCCGACCTTGACCCGTAAGTTTCAGGCCCTGAGGAATCGCTTCGCCAGCGCCGAGATCAATGCACTCGCTCAGGAACTGGCCGGGCAGCAGCTGGACGGCTTCGTCGCCATCCAGGGGGAGATCGAGGATAGCTCGCTGGCGCTGCTGGCAGCGCGTCAGGCGGGCCTGCGCGTGATCAGCTACATCCCGCTGGCCCACACGCTTGCCCAGATGGGCGCCAAGCTCGGGCATGTGCGCGACCTTACGACGAAGTATTTGTTTACCGTGCCCGATGCCTGGCTGACCATCACGGAGAGTGTCGCCAAGCAGTTGCGCTCTCGCGGGGCACACGAGCCCATCTATATCGTAAACAACGGCATCGACACCGAGCGATTTCAGCCTGCGAGCAAGGCTCATGTCCGCGCTCATGAGGGCTTACCGGAGGGCACGCTTTTCGGCCTGTTCGGGCGGGTGGAGTTCAAGCAGAAGCAGCAGGACTTTCTCGTCCATGCGTTGGCTTCATTTAAGGGACAGCTTGAGCGTGCCCGTTTGCTGGTGGTCGGGGATGGGCCGGACCATGAGCGCCTGACGGAGTTGGTGATCGGTTCGGGGTTGTCCGACCGGGTGATTTTTCGCCGCTGGCATAAACACACCGAGCAGCTTTATCCGGCGCTCGATTGCTTGATCATCCCATCGCGCTTCGAGGGCTTTCCGCTGGTCATGCTGGAGGCTGCGGCCTGTCAGGTGCCGGTGGTCGGCAGTGACCGCGACGGCATGCACGACTTTCTGCCGCCGGGCTGCCGGTTCCACTTCGGTGATGTCGATGGCCTGGAGGGTGCCCTCATACATGCCCTCAAAAAAGATGAAGACGAGCTGACCGCCGTGCGCCAGCATGTGCTCGATGAATACAGCCTGAAGGCCTTTGAACACAATTTCACCGAAACCCTTAATCGAGCATTGAGTGACTGA
- a CDS encoding EamA family transporter, translating to MTLLWIVTALWAFSFSLIGAYISGQVDDYIAVTTRMLLALLVFLPFWRPVPWRRALVMMATGAIEIGLTYLFLYHSYHYLSVPELLLFTIFTPLYVSLFSDLFARRWPRQFWAPALLAVAGAAVIRWTDLDGDYWKGFAYIQAANACFAFGQVWYRHQDSGNPLPHRRRFSWFFLGAFLVTGTAMAFLADWSKPPDTPTQQGVLLWLGIVTSGLGYLGWSYGSIKVSAQQLAVMNNMLIPAGILVNVAFWGGRVEQWPRLLAGCVFLAAALWICRGRKKSS from the coding sequence ATGACCTTACTGTGGATAGTCACCGCCCTGTGGGCTTTTTCGTTTTCGCTGATCGGCGCCTATATCTCTGGGCAGGTGGACGATTATATAGCCGTGACCACGCGCATGCTGCTGGCGCTGCTGGTCTTTCTCCCGTTCTGGAGGCCCGTCCCGTGGCGACGCGCGCTGGTCATGATGGCTACGGGTGCGATTGAGATCGGGCTCACCTATCTCTTTCTATACCACAGCTACCACTACCTGAGCGTACCCGAGCTGCTGCTCTTCACCATTTTTACACCGCTGTATGTCAGCCTGTTCTCGGATCTGTTCGCACGGCGCTGGCCGCGGCAGTTCTGGGCACCGGCACTGCTGGCTGTCGCCGGGGCGGCTGTCATCCGCTGGACGGATCTCGATGGCGACTACTGGAAAGGCTTCGCGTACATCCAGGCCGCCAACGCCTGCTTCGCCTTCGGGCAAGTCTGGTATCGCCACCAGGACTCGGGGAACCCCCTGCCCCACCGCAGGCGATTCTCATGGTTTTTCCTCGGGGCGTTTTTGGTTACAGGCACAGCGATGGCCTTTCTGGCGGACTGGAGCAAGCCGCCGGATACGCCCACCCAGCAGGGCGTGCTGCTCTGGCTGGGCATCGTCACCTCCGGGCTCGGGTACCTGGGCTGGAGCTATGGCTCGATCAAGGTCAGTGCTCAGCAGCTCGCCGTCATGAATAACATGCTCATCCCGGCAGGTATCCTGGTCAATGTCGCCTTTTGGGGCGGTCGTGTGGAGCAGTGGCCGCGTCTGCTCGCAGGCTGCGTCTTTCTGGCGGCGGCGCTGTGGATCTGCCGTGGCCGGAAGAAATCGTCATGA
- a CDS encoding chloride channel protein, with protein sequence MSGPVESFPEGEIPARYKLLSAQAWKCYGLFILGAVGIGLAATVFTLLERWSGQFLAWSHGTSRWLTFATAPLGLMAIIFIRNRFFDGTQGTGIPQTIAALKMPAGPNRRYLLSLRIAIGKFFLTAMGLFCGASIGREGPTVQIGASILATISHVAHFPRQLVERGLILGGGAAGIAASFNAPVAGIVFAFEEIGRSFEKHNASTIVLTVAIACQVVLWCLGGFYLFYGDVETSLVTVTGWLALVLIAVVLGALGGAFAKCLLLLTDRLVRLWQTHPYRMAGGVGLVLGVIGLLSSGLSYGSGFEHAKQILIDGEKLPWFYPFTRMLATFATLLSGIPGGLFDPTLSAGAGFGQLFSELFPSVPAQAIILLAMVSFFSGVVQSPITSAAILVEMTSAYEMILPLLIAAIIAYEFSHMICRNSLYEEISEAFLKVFRERHGKEMAS encoded by the coding sequence ATGAGTGGGCCAGTTGAAAGCTTCCCTGAGGGGGAAATCCCGGCGAGATACAAGTTGCTGTCGGCACAGGCGTGGAAGTGCTACGGGCTGTTTATACTGGGAGCAGTCGGTATTGGCTTGGCAGCGACGGTGTTTACGCTGCTGGAGCGTTGGTCCGGGCAGTTTCTGGCCTGGTCACATGGGACATCCCGCTGGCTGACCTTTGCCACGGCTCCGCTCGGGCTGATGGCCATTATCTTTATCCGCAACCGCTTTTTCGACGGCACTCAGGGGACGGGGATCCCGCAGACCATCGCTGCGCTCAAGATGCCAGCCGGGCCAAACCGGCGCTATCTGCTCTCTCTGCGGATTGCGATTGGCAAGTTCTTCCTTACCGCAATGGGGCTGTTTTGCGGGGCATCCATCGGGCGCGAGGGGCCGACCGTCCAGATCGGGGCGAGTATTCTGGCAACGATCAGCCATGTGGCGCATTTCCCCCGGCAACTGGTAGAGCGCGGGCTGATCCTCGGCGGCGGCGCGGCCGGGATCGCTGCTTCCTTTAACGCGCCGGTGGCGGGGATCGTTTTTGCCTTTGAGGAGATCGGGAGATCTTTTGAAAAGCACAATGCCAGTACGATTGTGCTGACGGTGGCAATCGCCTGTCAGGTTGTGCTCTGGTGCCTGGGCGGGTTTTACCTGTTTTACGGGGATGTGGAGACCTCGCTGGTCACAGTGACCGGCTGGCTGGCTCTCGTGCTGATTGCCGTGGTGCTGGGGGCACTGGGCGGGGCCTTTGCGAAGTGCCTGCTGCTGCTCACGGACCGGCTCGTGCGCCTCTGGCAGACGCATCCGTACCGGATGGCCGGTGGGGTAGGGCTGGTGCTGGGCGTGATCGGGCTCCTCTCCAGCGGGCTCAGCTACGGCAGCGGTTTTGAGCATGCCAAGCAAATCCTCATTGACGGCGAGAAGCTACCTTGGTTTTATCCATTTACCCGTATGCTGGCGACTTTCGCCACGCTTCTGAGCGGGATACCGGGTGGGCTCTTTGACCCGACTCTTTCAGCCGGGGCCGGTTTCGGACAGCTCTTCAGTGAGCTTTTTCCGAGCGTGCCTGCGCAGGCTATCATTTTGCTGGCCATGGTGTCCTTTTTCTCGGGCGTGGTGCAGAGCCCGATCACATCGGCCGCGATCCTGGTGGAAATGACCAGTGCTTATGAAATGATTTTACCGCTCTTGATCGCTGCAATTATCGCTTACGAGTTTTCGCATATGATCTGCCGCAATTCGCTATATGAAGAGATTTCAGAGGCCTTTTTAAAGGTCTTCCGTGAACGCCACGGAAAGGAGATGGCGTCATAA
- a CDS encoding HigA family addiction module antitoxin, translating to MSKHPKMIPEPHPGEILLEEFIKPAGITPYRVAKDSGISQSTMTQIVNGKRGISIETALRLATYFKTTPALWLNLQRNYELRMAEQEILPAIRKQVKPLELASA from the coding sequence ATGAGCAAGCATCCGAAAATGATTCCCGAGCCACACCCCGGTGAAATCCTGCTGGAAGAGTTTATCAAGCCCGCAGGCATCACCCCGTACCGTGTCGCCAAGGACTCCGGTATCTCGCAGTCAACCATGACGCAGATCGTCAACGGCAAGCGCGGTATCTCCATCGAAACCGCCCTGCGCCTCGCGACGTACTTCAAGACCACCCCGGCCCTCTGGCTCAATCTGCAACGCAACTACGAACTCCGCATGGCCGAACAGGAAATCCTGCCCGCAATCCGTAAGCAGGTAAAGCCGCTGGAACTGGCCAGCGCATAA
- a CDS encoding fibronectin type III domain-containing protein encodes MAYDPVTQTPLACVTVDERPTDFVISDDYSELLVICSAAKTIDVIDLTTFTLKEKISLPVYGAWGDLDDTTANIDLGPGDIIYYLDGSWGPTLHVFDRSTGSVIQSMQWNGSAPSNSTGFMDFAVTSDKTEMIAMPQYGWSAGAHSRIIGHYTIASNGKVTFVKQSAVSDIDREPFEAPVLMRDDDKIAILKTISADPSDTDIQKQSFPTAIWSMTQDGSIVATTTKLYDYESGTQLYTIPGMTGNGSGYTYRFAQAFTSDYQFFVYFNPATRQLNSINLTDVISASQVNRHISPANGVAVIPPEKLTWTSTTGMDQYDVYLGDSLEAVRDADTSSPQYLGQVVGTDYDFTSPLPAGKTYYWRVDAVSPYATYEGPIYSFTVTDVALSTQQIEVEVVAGYDHFQTSLELGSDTSKPWAVAADDAWISFPETSGTTPHSVSIDIDASGLDVGFHESTIRLTLPSGELTIPLKLKIQPLALTHFRSDRNSEIVYAISEDTSATISKAYLLEINADTEEIERVLPVGSSVTDFTISYPDQQLLVANWKSGQLLVIDRTEFKIEKSISFKPAGATGYSEGDVYRVAAGVSGRIVVEEEDQWIDINLYDTNNKHVLDSDHVREGGGAFGPDGRYYYHGENNSSGAAIIKYDMTGDAFTLLREIRPAEISSYYGSRTVVVSEDGSRVFWAGVALDSDLNTEWKTTDIIYSTTGDGRYAFADTEIYDINLRRQVLAMPTNTRVSGFNTTTSKLITQVGDEIAFYPLTTPLSLPTPELSADAPGHTTVTLTWSDKSLETQFNIQQRELGADTWTDMATVSANQTTYQVTGLTESTEYEFRIRASAPSCSSDWSNVQPVTTTATPPGTPSLLNATAHWNEVVLIWSSVNGETGFVLERALSGSDAWTEIATPTANDTTYTDTSVVQGESYQYRVKALNKNVASNYSNIRSVTVPVRTQPATPAQVNVKVISNSELQITWVDVADEDGYRIERRTGSGDWVVLAELESGITSYTDSGLVEGTQYEYRVIAANTVGESAASGTVSAAPVTIVVLLEDDFDPILQDVLWESLVGASVQNGRGFNSGNALWFGQSSLRVATTVPLDLTNANSINFMMRAGNQLNDGSIYWDNSESGESVQLQYTTGDGIWRNMLVIDTEYPLLSRWTQIKITVPEEARTTNVQLRWTQPINSGSDFDNWAIDDLFIDTALPNLQPPDFVISSGISPTHIGIYWIASSAGDQPAQYVIERRSYDTDWEEIAVLPATQTFYNDTGLTPSTIYVYQIIARYSGLDSQPSYTVVEETRSYYVQWMLDNYGTTNIDQINPKDAEEAHPMLRYAFNLAATGAPSTVPDEGTEGMPRTFQENGYLHMEFIRRTDKSGLGVTYACKFSSNFQQWDETGVLISTTPIDADWERVVIRDTVPLTNGQNRFARVEINDSQQ; translated from the coding sequence GTGGCCTATGATCCCGTTACCCAGACTCCCCTCGCCTGCGTGACTGTCGATGAACGCCCGACCGACTTCGTCATTAGTGACGATTACTCCGAGCTACTCGTCATATGCAGCGCTGCCAAAACCATCGACGTCATCGACCTGACGACCTTTACGTTAAAAGAAAAGATTAGCCTCCCCGTGTACGGTGCGTGGGGTGATCTTGATGACACTACTGCAAATATAGACTTGGGGCCTGGTGACATCATATACTATCTGGATGGCTCCTGGGGGCCGACGCTTCACGTCTTCGACCGTTCCACAGGATCGGTGATTCAGTCCATGCAGTGGAATGGCTCCGCGCCCTCCAATAGCACGGGATTCATGGACTTCGCGGTGACCAGCGACAAGACCGAGATGATTGCCATGCCCCAGTACGGCTGGTCGGCAGGCGCGCACTCGCGCATCATCGGTCACTACACCATCGCCAGCAACGGCAAGGTCACTTTTGTCAAGCAGTCCGCAGTAAGCGACATCGACCGTGAACCGTTCGAAGCGCCGGTACTGATGCGTGATGACGACAAGATCGCGATTCTGAAAACCATCTCCGCCGACCCCTCTGACACAGATATCCAGAAGCAGTCATTTCCAACGGCAATCTGGTCCATGACTCAGGATGGCAGCATCGTAGCCACCACGACGAAACTCTACGACTACGAGTCGGGCACGCAGCTCTATACCATTCCCGGCATGACCGGGAATGGAAGCGGCTATACTTACCGATTCGCCCAGGCATTCACCTCTGACTACCAGTTTTTCGTCTATTTCAATCCGGCCACACGCCAGCTAAACAGCATTAATCTGACCGACGTCATCAGCGCCAGTCAGGTAAACCGTCACATATCCCCGGCGAATGGGGTCGCAGTCATCCCTCCGGAGAAATTGACCTGGACCAGCACCACCGGCATGGACCAGTACGACGTGTACCTGGGCGACTCTCTGGAAGCAGTTCGTGATGCCGACACATCCTCGCCGCAGTACCTGGGTCAGGTAGTCGGTACCGACTACGACTTCACGAGTCCTCTGCCGGCGGGAAAGACCTACTACTGGCGAGTGGACGCTGTCAGCCCATACGCCACCTATGAGGGGCCGATCTATTCCTTCACGGTAACGGACGTCGCCCTGAGCACACAGCAGATCGAGGTCGAGGTCGTCGCGGGCTATGATCATTTCCAGACGTCTCTGGAGTTGGGCTCCGACACCTCAAAGCCTTGGGCTGTGGCCGCCGACGACGCATGGATAAGCTTCCCGGAAACCTCCGGCACAACACCTCACTCCGTATCCATTGACATTGATGCCTCCGGTTTGGATGTTGGCTTTCACGAGTCAACGATCCGGCTGACACTGCCCTCCGGCGAGCTGACGATCCCCCTGAAGCTAAAGATCCAGCCACTCGCACTCACGCACTTCCGATCTGACCGCAATAGTGAGATCGTATATGCTATCAGCGAGGACACCTCCGCCACCATCTCCAAAGCCTATTTGCTGGAAATCAACGCAGACACCGAAGAGATCGAGCGTGTCTTGCCAGTGGGCTCCTCCGTAACCGATTTCACCATCAGCTATCCGGACCAGCAACTGCTGGTCGCCAACTGGAAAAGCGGACAGCTTCTGGTCATTGACCGGACGGAGTTCAAAATCGAAAAAAGCATCTCGTTCAAGCCTGCGGGAGCCACAGGTTATTCCGAGGGAGACGTGTACCGGGTCGCCGCGGGAGTCAGCGGCCGTATTGTCGTCGAAGAGGAGGACCAGTGGATCGACATTAACCTGTATGATACAAATAACAAGCACGTCCTCGACAGTGACCATGTCCGCGAGGGCGGTGGAGCTTTTGGCCCGGACGGGCGTTACTATTACCATGGGGAGAATAATTCTTCCGGCGCCGCCATCATCAAATACGATATGACCGGCGATGCCTTTACCCTGCTCCGGGAGATACGTCCAGCGGAGATCAGCTCCTACTATGGCTCCCGTACGGTGGTTGTTTCAGAGGACGGCAGTCGAGTCTTCTGGGCCGGGGTTGCCCTGGACTCCGATTTGAACACAGAATGGAAAACGACTGACATCATCTACTCCACAACTGGTGATGGCCGTTATGCCTTTGCCGATACGGAAATCTATGACATTAACCTGCGCCGCCAGGTACTCGCCATGCCGACAAATACCCGGGTCAGCGGATTTAACACGACCACGAGCAAGCTGATAACCCAGGTCGGCGATGAGATCGCGTTCTACCCGCTGACGACTCCCCTCTCCCTCCCAACTCCGGAACTTAGCGCTGACGCTCCCGGGCACACCACCGTCACACTGACTTGGAGCGACAAGTCACTGGAAACCCAATTCAACATCCAACAGCGGGAACTCGGGGCGGATACTTGGACAGACATGGCAACCGTTTCCGCCAACCAAACCACCTATCAGGTAACCGGTCTGACCGAGTCCACGGAGTATGAATTCCGCATCCGGGCAAGTGCGCCGTCTTGCAGTTCGGACTGGAGTAATGTACAGCCAGTCACCACCACTGCCACGCCCCCCGGCACCCCCAGCCTACTCAACGCCACTGCTCACTGGAATGAAGTCGTCCTGATCTGGTCATCCGTCAACGGCGAGACCGGCTTCGTCCTCGAGCGCGCCCTCTCCGGCTCTGACGCCTGGACTGAGATCGCAACGCCTACCGCGAACGACACAACCTATACGGACACCAGTGTCGTGCAGGGAGAGAGCTACCAGTATCGCGTTAAGGCCCTTAATAAGAATGTGGCCTCCAACTATTCCAACATAAGGAGCGTAACGGTGCCGGTCCGCACGCAGCCCGCCACTCCGGCACAAGTTAACGTCAAAGTCATCAGCAACAGCGAACTGCAAATTACGTGGGTGGATGTGGCCGATGAAGATGGATACCGAATCGAACGCCGTACCGGCTCCGGAGATTGGGTTGTGCTGGCAGAGCTTGAGTCCGGCATCACCTCGTATACAGATTCAGGCTTGGTAGAAGGCACCCAGTATGAATACCGGGTGATCGCAGCAAACACTGTCGGCGAGTCTGCGGCATCAGGCACCGTCAGTGCAGCACCGGTCACTATTGTTGTCCTGCTTGAGGACGACTTCGACCCCATCTTGCAGGATGTCCTCTGGGAATCTCTTGTAGGAGCGAGTGTGCAAAATGGGAGAGGTTTCAACAGCGGTAATGCCCTCTGGTTTGGCCAATCCTCCCTGCGTGTCGCTACAACCGTCCCACTCGACCTGACAAACGCCAACAGCATCAATTTCATGATGCGTGCTGGTAATCAACTGAATGATGGGAGCATTTACTGGGACAACTCCGAGTCTGGAGAGTCCGTACAACTTCAATACACCACCGGCGATGGCATCTGGCGTAACATGCTGGTTATCGACACTGAGTATCCCCTGCTCAGCAGGTGGACACAAATCAAGATCACGGTGCCTGAGGAGGCGAGGACTACAAATGTCCAACTGCGCTGGACCCAACCCATAAACAGTGGAAGCGACTTCGATAATTGGGCGATCGACGACTTGTTTATTGATACGGCACTGCCGAACCTGCAACCGCCCGATTTCGTGATAAGCAGTGGAATTTCCCCAACACATATCGGCATCTATTGGATCGCATCCTCTGCCGGAGATCAGCCAGCCCAGTACGTGATTGAGCGGCGATCATACGATACTGACTGGGAAGAAATCGCAGTCTTACCTGCTACCCAGACCTTTTACAATGATACCGGGCTTACGCCGTCGACTATTTACGTCTATCAGATCATAGCCCGCTACTCTGGCCTTGATTCGCAGCCTTCTTACACGGTTGTCGAAGAGACCCGCTCGTACTACGTACAGTGGATGCTGGACAATTACGGCACCACGAACATCGATCAGATCAATCCGAAAGATGCGGAGGAGGCCCACCCCATGCTGCGCTACGCCTTTAACCTGGCAGCCACAGGAGCACCCTCGACGGTCCCTGATGAAGGTACTGAGGGCATGCCACGCACCTTCCAGGAAAACGGCTACCTTCATATGGAGTTTATTCGCCGGACTGATAAATCAGGCCTAGGTGTGACTTACGCATGCAAGTTCTCATCCAATTTCCAGCAATGGGACGAAACGGGCGTGCTCATATCCACGACACCGATCGATGCGGACTGGGAGCGCGTTGTCATTCGCGATACCGTCCCCCTCACAAACGGGCAAAATCGCTTTGCCCGTGTAGAGATCAACGACAGTCAACAGTGA
- a CDS encoding DCL family protein — protein sequence MGKAKPVELPSKTFSTTGEATQFFKDMLGRYSNKHRDRINEKDSVLLYELLLRHPEQEQKIGAGVDYFYKDKNEDYPTRGFHLHRVDGSSTDFSYPTCIKGEKPSVGEYFYRACRGAVSDYLTREKNALLDDGMGICPETGELLTKDNSEYRHTSPTFHELLDSFKNNENLELSYAMFVDDADMQYGVKFLDSSIRGRFINYHRENANMELFKK from the coding sequence ATGGGAAAAGCAAAACCAGTCGAACTGCCTAGCAAAACTTTTTCGACGACAGGCGAAGCTACTCAATTTTTCAAAGATATGCTTGGCCGGTATTCTAATAAACACAGAGACAGAATAAACGAAAAGGACAGTGTATTGCTTTATGAGCTTCTCCTTAGGCACCCAGAGCAGGAACAGAAGATTGGGGCCGGTGTGGACTATTTCTATAAGGATAAAAATGAAGATTATCCTACTCGTGGTTTTCATCTCCATCGAGTTGATGGTAGTTCGACTGATTTTTCATATCCTACGTGCATCAAGGGAGAGAAACCTTCTGTTGGGGAATATTTCTACCGTGCTTGTCGTGGTGCTGTTTCTGACTACCTGACGAGAGAGAAAAATGCACTGCTTGATGACGGAATGGGGATTTGCCCAGAGACTGGTGAGTTGCTTACTAAAGATAACTCTGAATATCGTCATACAAGCCCGACGTTTCACGAATTATTGGATTCATTCAAGAATAACGAAAATTTAGAACTGAGTTATGCGATGTTTGTGGATGATGCAGATATGCAGTACGGTGTTAAATTTTTGGATAGTAGTATTCGTGGTCGATTTATTAATTATCATAGGGAAAATGCAAATATGGAATTGTTCAAAAAATAG
- a CDS encoding type II toxin-antitoxin system RelE/ParE family toxin, whose amino-acid sequence MIKSFACKHTEALFGNQRHRRLPANLQASALRKLRLIDAADCVEDLQLPPGNRLEKLSGDRSGQHSIRINQQYRICFRFEGQHAHAVEIVDYH is encoded by the coding sequence ATGATAAAGTCATTCGCCTGTAAGCACACCGAAGCGCTCTTCGGCAACCAGCGCCATCGGAGGCTTCCCGCGAACTTGCAGGCATCCGCTCTGCGCAAGCTGCGCCTCATCGACGCGGCTGACTGCGTGGAAGACTTGCAACTGCCGCCCGGCAACCGCCTCGAAAAACTCAGCGGCGACCGCAGCGGGCAACATTCGATCCGTATCAACCAGCAATACCGCATCTGTTTCCGCTTCGAGGGCCAGCACGCCCACGCGGTCGAGATTGTGGACTACCATTGA